The following proteins come from a genomic window of Dreissena polymorpha isolate Duluth1 chromosome 1, UMN_Dpol_1.0, whole genome shotgun sequence:
- the LOC127871529 gene encoding uncharacterized protein LOC127871529 — MEEKRKRNPNFSLQDSLLLTQIMGETHPDFHDMDMSFHKVDKARFSNRISKATKNALWVAVTENFNARAQFRREQSILEKKWENLQRDHRNLYMDFQREISLTGRGPIGRTLSVLTEAVIDVIGKQSAAVVGAAGAAYDSTLASLMLPQQFDLCDSEER; from the exons atggaagaaaaaagaaaacgCAATCCCAACTTTTCGCTGCAAGATTCCTTGCTTCTTACCCAAATAATGGGAGAGACGCATCCCGACTTCCATGATATGGACATGTCTTTCCACAAGGTTGATAAGGCTAGATTCAGCAATC GAATCAGCAAAGCAACAAAGAATGCACTGTGGGTGGCAGTTACTGAAAATTTCAATGCCAGAGCCCAGTTTAGAAGGGAGCAATCcattttggagaaaaaatgggaaaaTCTACAAAGGGATCACAGAAATCTGTACATGGATTTCCAAAGAGAAATTTCATTGACAG GGCGAGGTCCAATTGGCAGAACATTGTCTGTCCTCACAGAGGCAGTAATTGATGTTATTGGAAAGCAGAGTGCGGCAGTTGTTGGGGCAGCAGGAGCAGCATATGACTCAACATTGGCCTCACTTATGCT TCCTCAACAGTTTGACCTATGTGACAGTGAAGAAAGGTGA